The region TTCATCCCACTGCTGTTATTATTCACATTCTAGATCTGCCAACCAGCTCTTGATGTATGTAGAAAAAGTGCTATCTTGAACATTTAGAGGTATAAGCAGTTGAAAGAAATGGCAAACCATCAGGTTTGTTTTTTTGTGGTTGTGGAGACAAGACAAatacattttattacaaaaatggcAAACCCACTCTCACGGCACGGCGCTAAGCATTATTCTTGTTTAATAGTTGTTGTTaggaatttaattatttgtataACTTATGCGACATAGATAATAGCCTCAATTTGATGAGTTTACTCTAAATTTTGTTCTTTAACATGTTGGCATCGACCTAGTAGTATGATATTTATGATATCAACATGATAACGAGTTTGTAGCAGTCATCTGTGTTTGTGTGTGTGACTGTTTTCTTTGCAgggatattattataattttaagggAGGTTATGAtgaaattttggaaaaaatACTATAGATTTAATGTTTAGTCAATGTTTTTCAGACAGAAAAAGAGGGTCGTGAGCCTACTGCACCGGAGCTTTTTTTGTATACCCATACAAAGGATCATGACGGTGTAACGTTCATTGATCAGAGGTCAGCGCATGCTTATGTAAGTTGAAATTATCTCAAAAGTTAAATATGAtaatttatatctaatttttaaaaacttcaTCATAGTATCAAAATGTATAATTACAAATTTATCTGTAGGCTCGCTTCCAGGCGATGGTTTCATCTATTCGGGCAACTGCTTCTCTGTCAGTCGATGGTGAGAGTAGTTCTCCCACACTTCCGATAGATGAAAATATGATATGGCTTGAGGCCGAGGGTAGCAAGCAAAGAGTCTATGGTATTGGCTCATCTACATCATCTTTCTACTCTAGCAGATCGTCGTCATCATCAGCTACGACCAGTCCTAATGCTGATTATATTCATGTGTTGCAAAAGCCGTTGGAGTCCCATCGTCTACTCCAACATCAATTTCAGTTTGCAATGGACTATTTACGAGAACATGGCCTACAGGTCATGTCTTACCTAATGTAGTGCCATCTTCTACGGCGTCACCGTCACACGATGATTTGGATGATGACATGGCTTTAGGCGATGATTAGTTtggtctatttaattttttgtagtTGCGTTAGAACTTTGTAAACAATGTAGAATTTTATTAGCATcgtttgaattaattttacatatataacaggtttttattaaataatttattcaggtttttcatatttttttatttttttttcaaaaataaatcaatttaccGACGGAACACCGACATATATGCTGTAGGTACTCCCAAAATTAATTCGTCGCTAAATAATTACCTACGACTATATCTGTCGGTAAATACCGACGCATTTACCTACAACAGTATCTGTAGGTAAATACCGACGGACTTACCTACAAATATTGCGTAGGTAAATACCTACAAATTTACCGACGAATCATTTCGTTGGTAAGTACCGACAGTTTACCAACAGCCACGTTCGTAGGTAAGTGTCGTAGGTAAATTCGTTGGTATATCATACCGACGAACCAATTACCTACGACTTCTATGTTGTCGGTATTTCGTCGGTAAATTGATTTACCGacgaaatttattattttaccgACGAAACTTTCCGTAGGTAAAatgctgttttctagtagttaagccaaacgtttacaaaggttaggaaataaatctaaatgtttcacctttttagcaatgtaagccaaacgtttacaaacattacaaaacaaatccaagggtttcaactttttagcgatttaagccaaacgtttacaaacgtttcgaaacaaataaaatgtttcacctatttagcaatttaagtcagacgtttacaaacactacgaaacaaatccaaaagtttcaccttcctaaacgtttacgaagctaatccaaatttttcacctttttagcgatttaagccaaatgtttactaacgttatgaaacataacaaacgtttccccttcttagcaatttaagccaaacgtttaaacgatacgaaacaaatccaaaagtttcatctatttagcgatttatgccaaacgtttacaaacgttacgaaactaatcgaaacctttcacctttttagcaattgaagccaaacatttacaaacgttacaaaataaatacaaaggtttcacctttttagcgatttaagccaaacgtttaaaaacgttttgaaacaaatccaaactttcccctttttagccatttaagctaatcttttacaaacgttacgaatcaaaaccaaacgtttacaaacgttacgaaacaaatccaagcgtttaacctttttagcaacttaagcccaacgtttacaaacgttatgaaacaaatccaagagtttcacctttttagcaattaaagcaatacgtttacaaacgttacgaaaaaaatccaaactttttacctttttagcgattttagccgaacgtttacaaacattacaaaacaaaaccacacctttaaccttttcagcaatttaagccaaacatttacaaacgttacgaaacaaatccaaacgtttccccattttagtgatttaagccaaacgtttaaaatgttatgaaaaaaaaccaaatgtttcacctttttagctattaaagccaaatgtttgcaaacaatacgaaacaaatccaaacgtttcccctttttagcgattgaagccaaacttttacaaacgtaacgaaagaaatccaaacgttttacctttttagcgatttaagctaagtgtttaccaaagttacgaaacaaaaccaaacatttatatacgttacgaaacaaatccaagcgtttcacctttttagcaatttaagccaaatgtttacaaacgttatgaaacaaattcaagcgtttcaccttttttagcaattatagcaagcgatttaagccaaacgtttacaaacgttacgaaacaaaactaaacatttaaaacgttacgaaacaaatccaaatgttttacatttttagtgatttaagccaaacgtttacaaacgttacggaaaaaaaccaaacgtttaaaacgttacgaaacaaatccaaatgtttcatattttttgcaatttaatccaaacgtttacaaacgttacgaaacaaaaccaaatgtttcccctttttagcaatttaagccaaacgtttacaaacgttccaaaacaaaaccaagcgtttcacgtttttagcaatttaagccaaacgtttacaaacgttccgaaacaaatacaagcgtttcacctttttagcaatttaagccaaacgtttacaaacgttccgaaacaaatccaagagtttcacctttttagtaatttaagccacacgtttacaaacgttataaaacaattccaagcatttcccctttttagcaatttaagccaaacgtttaaaaatgttacaaaacaaatccaaacgtttcacctttttagcgatttaagccgaacgtttacaaacattacgaaacaaaaccaaacgtttcaccctattagaaatttaagccaaacgtttacaaacgttacgaaacaaatctaaatgtttcccaattttagcaatttaagcgaaacgtttacaaacgttaagaaacaaattcaaacatttaacctttgtagcaatttaagcaaaacatttatgaacgctacgaaacaaatccaaacgtttcaccttttttgcaatgtaagccaaacgtatacaaatgttacgggaaaaatccaagcgtttcacctttttagcaatgtatgttaaacgttacgaaacaaatcaaagtgtttcacctatttatcaatttaagccaaacgtttacaaacgttacgaaaaaaatccataagtttcacctttttagcgatttaagccaaacgtttacaaattttatgaaacaaatccaaatgtttcaccattttagcgattttagccaaacgtttacaaatgtaacgaaacaaatccaaacgtttctcctttttagcaattcaagccaaatgtttacaaacgctacgaaacaaatccaaacgtttcgccttttcagcgatttaagccaaacgtttacaaacgttacaaatcaaaaccaaacatttaaaacactacgaaacaaatccaaacgtttcccattattagcgatttaagccaaacattaacaaacgtttcgaaacaaaacaaacgtttacaaacgttacgaaacaaatccaaacgtttcccatttttagcaatttaagccaaacgtttacaaacgttacaaaacaaaaaccaaacatttaacctttttagcaatttaagccaaacgtttacaaacgcaatgAAGCAAATcgatgtgtttcacctttttagtaattaaagcaaaacgtttacagacgttacgatacaaatcaaagcgtttcacctttttagcaatttaatccaaatgcttacaaacgttacgaaacaaatccaaacgtttcacctttttagggatttaagaca is a window of Mercurialis annua linkage group LG2, ddMerAnnu1.2, whole genome shotgun sequence DNA encoding:
- the LOC126670329 gene encoding uncharacterized protein LOC126670329 encodes the protein MWTESEEAVRKTFYKHASRRYSGTISDMKKKWQTKQIKPKHVGDEVWNEWTKAWDVEEYKNRCEQNRKNRLSERVTGVGPSTHTGGSRSMTQLKKNLTEKEGREPTAPELFLYTHTKDHDGVTFIDQRSAHAYARFQAMVSSIRATASLSVDGESSSPTLPIDENMIWLEAEGSKQRVYGIGSSTSSFYSSRSSSSSATTSPNADYIHVLQKPLESHRLLQHQFQFAMDYLREHGLQVMSYLM